Genomic window (Littorina saxatilis isolate snail1 unplaced genomic scaffold, US_GU_Lsax_2.0 scaffold_289, whole genome shotgun sequence):
TGATCTAGCCATTGTTTTCGGAACGAAGACCTGGAGTTATGCTCAGCGCTAACTACACTGATCAACCACAGTTTTTCCCAAACAAATTGTGTCAGTGTGCACCCCTGCACCTTACGAGGTATAACTTGACCacataaaaacatcaaattcagtACTTATTCCTTCGAACCAAGTCGAATCTCCCCTTCGATGAAAAAACTTGTCAGTGTTGTAGCGTCCCTTTTGAGAAGTGGCCTTGACCCTTGATAGCGAATCTATCATGACAAGAAAGGTGGACTAGGCCAGTGGACTCAAAATAAAGTGGGATCGGTCTTGGGACCTGTCACTAAACTCCTCAACTTAAAtttcatttgtatttttgaacaaaatatgacattttactcaGATCTTGACAGTCACTGTTCACCTCGACTGCTAGCGCGGTCTTGgaagaacactgactgtctcgatctgtgtaaaatgtcatattttggtaaaataTTCAAATAACGTGTAGTAAAGTCTAAAAAAGGATGAAGTCTTACATCAGGAAGCCTTTAAAGTTTGTATGTGTGCTGTACGTTGTACAGTAAGCTATAAGGCTGATTGTATGTGTGCTGTACGTAGTACAGTAAGCTATAAGGCTGATTGTATGTGTGCTGTACGTAGTACAGTAAGCTATAAGGCTGATTTTTCAGATTCTTTTTTCATAACCTCTCAAAATTCAcatctattttaagactccctcctgttccAAGACCTGTTTTTCTGAGAATGTTGAACATTTTAGAAGTCAGGTTCCATTTTGAAGATAAATCAGAGTACATTGTGTAATAATTAACAATATCAAATATTCCATCCACATAAACAATGTGAAATGAATGGTGGTTTCTTGCCCGACCAGCGTTTTAGCCTGTTTGAGGGAAGcatattgttgtttgtttcatctttatgaACTGAGgatggttgtttttttaaattttacccAGATTGTTTTACAGTAGATTTTAGACCCCTCAATCTAAAACTtattcctccattttaagaccatgATTTCTCTTTAATAATCTCTGTATATTTACCCTTCCTCTTTTCTTAAGACCTATAAATTGTGTCAGATTTTGAATTGTCTCAAAAAATTGGGGTGGCGGGTGCCCACTGtaaatgaaaatgatgacaaaataaaatgtaaacTCAGTAAAAATTcaggtaaacaaaaaaacacaggcATACCTGAGAAAGCAATACGGCTCAACTCCACTGTCATGTTGGTCTTCTCGAAGTGGACAACCACTTTGTCATGGTGGAGGTCCACAACATGGCCAAGACTGCCGTTGACTAACTGGTCGCTTATGTTGCGGATCAGCATAACTGGACAATCTTTTTTCAGCCACAGGATCTTTGGGGCACGGGTGTTCTTCAAAGACCTTACATCTCCTTCATCAGTCGCGTGGAATTCCTGCAGCTGGCCAGGCATACCCAAAAGCTTCTGCCTGTTGTATCTAAAAACACAATTATATAACAAAACTTCAGATTttttaaaagtaaataaaagacaactatcattgtcatcattttcacgagttttcattcacaaacacctgggaaataaatctcatgtttcccatgcaataactcgaggtggtgaatgggtttgagctttcaggtgaaacgtggattgtcaaagtaaaagccaatcaggctgattgtttgatgtgtggaaccatcgcggctttggatttgtgtttccgaggacaacgattgtaagcattcactctcaaagtgtgtttccgaggacaacgattgtaagcattcactctcaaagacccaatcaatgttgataattaccgcggtgactcatggtcaatttgcaacttatctctgtgatcgcaaaatccacaacgaaaagtcaaaaacacttaaaagaaaaaaaatatgctcaacacttactgaattcacaggtatgatcgcagctctgtacattttcagactggaagaaaagcgtcaacaagctacgtttgacgtcacatacaagtttgacgtgttatctcgtgctactgtgacgatgctttgtggcccggagttggattctaaaaattcgtctccctgtgtgtttttgtgcattttgttgcacaaccaaaatgatgacaaaaacgatgtttagtggcttgttgtcagaccagcattttgttgttggtcctcggggagcatattgCCTTTTGTCTCAtgtttatcaaccgcggccttcggccttggtcgataaagatgaaacaaaagacgatatggtccccttggaccaacaaaaaagctggtctgtcaacaagccaccaaacatcttataatatcctacatatgtgagagagacactcgtgagataataatcgttcaaatcacacatgtaaatgaggtcatgtcaagcaagtcttgCAGGGACCTCTTTTTcaactgcttatgatgccaaagtcaccgaaaAACCTAGGTGTCACAATATTACTTTGAATCACCACTTCCTTACTACACAATCAACTCAAACTCTTTTCTATGCCTTAGTAATATAAAAACTAAACTATAACACATTTACCCTTTAAGTTTCCTAATTTACAAACAAAAAGTGTACTGAATTGTTAACTTTTGTTAAAGAGGATTTTTACTGTAACACTAACAGACAGCATATTAAATCCATGCATTCACTGTACCTTTCCACCTGGAAATTTGTAGGGAACAGCTTGGTTGCTGTCTCAGGCTCGGGAAGCTCTCTTGATAGCTGATACATGAAGTCAGCTACACGCAGAGACATCTTTCCCTGGCTTATTTCGTGCACTGCCTCCACGAGACCCTCCTCCCTTTGTCGAAGAACTTTTCTGAGAATAATTTTGTGTGGTACACATGAGTTGAAAATTTTTGACTGGAAACAAAAATCCCCATTGTCGTCAAAAAGTGGGTCAGGCACTGGGGGCAGCTGGTAAAAATCACCAACACACACGACTTGCACCCCCCCAAAGAAGTTTTCAACACCGCGAACGATCCTGCAAACTTCTTCAGCTTGGGCAAACATCCTCGAACTTAAGAGGGAAATTTCATCGATGAAGAGTACATCAGCCGTTGTAATTCGTGCTCGTGTGGTGATGTACCGTTCATCGGTGAGCAACGTGTGtgctgtctctctcacactgtGTCGGCCATCCGCGATTCCTGACCAGCGGTGTAGAGTCATGGCTCCCACTGGTAGGCTCTGGCAAGCGATGCCAGTTGTTGCTGTCACTGCAACTTTTCGCCCGGATAACCGAAGACTGTGGCATAATTCTGCAACGAGTGTTGTTTTCCCAGTGcctgtcaaacacacaaataattaAAGAGAATCGCAAGTACATTTTATAAGATCATGATTTTGGGGGTCAATTTCATAAAACCACTTGTAAATACTGTACTAATAATCAAAAACATTTTCAAAATTGATATACCTGTTAAACCTGTGATAAATATGTATATAATAAATATGTTTAAAATCAAAGAATTTACTCTTTTCTGAATGTGTGAGTTCTgtcgcgtgtttctttcaggcgagatattctttCGGCTAGCCACTCGCGAAGCTAGGAGGCGAGATTGTCTATGAAACGGTTTTGTGGCTAGCTAcacaagaattaaacaccattggttgattccgaaaaggtcgtctgcactggtcggtaaaaaaccatggacagccaATTGGATGGGCAGCTGAGTGGCCGCCATATTTTctcgccaagcgagcaagccTAAAGCTACCTAGCGTTTGAGGCGAGAATTCTAGCGTCACTCGCGGTGAGAtgtgcccaagaaacggtacttcctcgccccactcgcctTTAAGAAACAGACTGGTGAGGTCTGTCTAAACTTGAAGTTAATTCATGACTCTTTGAATGTTTTAGAGAATAAATCACTTGTACTTGAACTCAAccacagaaataaaaaaaaattctctggGCAAATTAATTTTGCATTTACAATTTCAATACAATGCACACATAATTTAGTTGACATAAAAAGCTACAACTTTCACCTTCCAGCACAGCTAGTTtataaaaacaagcaaacaacaataaaacgcattgaaacacatttttcCATGCAACAGTCTACAATATAATCTTTAAAtctaataacaaacaaacaaacaaacaaacaaaaacaagtgacTGATGTCACCCAAAAACTAGATGACTTGTCTTGATTCTTGAACTAACCACCACTACAACCCTCCAGTCAGAATCGTATGCTTGTCCATGAAAGTAGGTCAACTAAGCAGGGGGCTGCTACTCGATTCCTTCACCAATTCTTTTCTTAGCCATCTTGAATCTTGATTCTCGCTAACAAAGAGACGGAGAGGCGGGGCTAACAGTGGGAGGAGCCATAATCATAACGACCGCGTTTTACAAAGTGAAACGATCACTGCAGACAAACATTACGTTTTGGAAACCTATTGTGGTTCTTGAGTTTACCTGGGGGCATAATAAACCAGGAATGAACTACATTTTAAGTTACAGCTTGCTGTTtcttcaacaacatcaacaacagccaacatttcttcAGGTCTTCATGTTACGAAAACTGGTAAACCGTCAAAGTTCTCTTTTTATCTAAACTTCAAGTAAGTTTAAAGCCTATTCATCAACAAAAGTAAAGTTAAGAAGTGTACATACCTGCTTGTCCAAGAATAATGACGTTGTGTCCAAGCTCGACTAATTCACGTGCTTCTTCCATTTCTTAGAGTGGACAAGTCGAAAGGGCGGTCGAAGAACGCCCAATGCCGGAGCAGACGGTTTTCTGAGCATGCGCTGTAAAACTTTTACTGCGGACCGCTCCGGATGTAACCTTTTGTGGCCTTTGAACCTGGTTAACTGCCGGTGGAATTCGATCTTCGCAATGTTAAGCTCAAAGAGAATGTTTTGTGTATCATTTCACGTGTTTGGGGGCTGCTGTGTAACTCGTCAGTTGTAGTGGACTAATTGCAGGCCGCTAGAATGTTGTACACCCTTGAGAGGAAAGAGGCCAGGCTCTCCATGCTGAAGAAGATCACATCGGGATCCGCACATGTGAGGTGCGAGGAGCTACACCTACTCGCCCCAAGGGCTAGAAGAGGAGTCCCCACAGAGAGACAGCAATTCAAGCGGATCCCAGCGAGAACAAACTACAGAAAGAACAGCTTCCTCCCAAGAACAATCAGGGACTGGAACGAGACCCCTTCATCCCTCCTCCTCTCACACCCCCAGGCCCCAGACTCCTGCACTGCGCAGGAGTCGAGTTCCTGCATTGTGCAGGAACTCCCCAGCCCCCAGTAGATTCTAgctaggttgttttttttttttttttttttttttttttttttttttttttttttttttctcactctttGGAATCTGCAACCCTCCACAATGTGACATAATGGTCAGCCAAAATGACCGTGGTCACaatatggaagaagaagaagagcgtACGAAAAGCGGAAAACATCGGCGCGAGTTGTACTTTCGATTCGTCGAGGCTCCAGGTTCCTCTCATGGAGTGGTGTGGACACCGAGCCCGTTCTTGACAAACTTCTCGAAGTTGGTGAATGGTTATTTCGAGTTTGTTGCATGAAGTGAAAGCTTAatcctttgtgtttgtgtgtgagtttcgTGCGTTCGGGAAGGGGGTGCAAAAAGTGATGTAGAAAGCTTGAAACGGAGCGAGTCGGCAGTGCGGAGCACTCTGCGTTATATTCCTTGTAGTAtatatagtagtagtatgtcgtagtagtggactgtagataatgatcgaccggcgatttgatacaagctcctgtgaccGGGACCTGTGTGCACACTTCGAACTTTGAAGAGGACAACTTTTATTTGTCAATCACATAAAGTGGAAAATGGGATTTTCAAACACTCTTAAACTTAAAACCGGAGCAGTACCGACCATTCGTCCAGCAAAGTAACCCACCACCAGTAACCAATTACTCAGTACTCCGCCGCTGGACTACAGACGTTCGGATGAACCCAGTCcacatcaagaaagaagaagaagaagaagaaagctctGCGTCAAAAATGTCGGGGCACCCAAGgagaaacaaaactcaaaagtcACTTTGAAAGTGACTCGAAGACCGTGTGTCGTCGACGAACTGCGAGGTAGGTAGAACTCAAGATGTCGCCTTATAATTTCCTCTGTCCTCTGTCCTCCCTATATTGACTCTACACTGTTTGTTCCAAAAATGCTCTCTCAgacctacttttttttttcgcaaCACGAGTAAGTCTACTCTAAGTTTTTTCAAACTTTAGATGAATAACTTTCCTCTGGGGAGTGAC
Coding sequences:
- the LOC138957837 gene encoding uncharacterized protein isoform X2, coding for MEEARELVELGHNVIILGQAGTGKTTLVAELCHSLRLSGRKVAVTATTGIACQSLPVGAMTLHRWSGIADGRHSVRETAHTLLTDERYITTRARITTADVLFIDEISLLSSRMFAQAEEVCRIVRGVENFFGGVQVVCVGDFYQLPPVPDPLFDDNGDFCFQSKIFNSCVPHKIILRKVLRQREEGLVEAVHEISQGKMSLRVADFMYQLSRELPEPETATKLFPTNFQVERYNRQKLLGMPGQLQEFHATDEGDVRSLKNTRAPKILWLKKDCPVMLIRNISDQLVNGSLGHVVDLHHDKVVVHFEKTNMTVELSRIAFSVHDPRQKKDIAVRHQFPVVPSFALTIHKAQGLTLERVEIDCEEVFQPGQIGVALGRARSIEGLRVVNFDTRKVLPQPSTVHDYYKVGSAEVNENLTCCRHKRFQTTYAEDTANVPREEDVPLEGMDQEPLDDDPDVDLDCTPLEFKAVLVDLTNKQAIRCPLPFLVWL